A single window of Nicotiana tomentosiformis chromosome 1, ASM39032v3, whole genome shotgun sequence DNA harbors:
- the LOC104106126 gene encoding uncharacterized protein isoform X1, which yields MAALSSVSVAHVSFSISNPQIPRSYRRLPTLFASASASTTPSHESSSSTQSGSVLSSTNSPPKVPFVESSKTPDNGFNYALANPNGNPVVRFVQHTESTIERAIFDFRFLAFLAIGGSLAGSLLCFLNGCVYIIDAYKVYWTSCVKGIHTGQMVLRLVEAIDVYLAGTVMFIFGMGLYGLFITNVSANVDPTADRALKHSSLFGMFALKERPKWMKISSLDELKTKVGHVIVMILLVKMFERSKMVTIATGTDLLSYSVCIFLSSASLYILHNLHKE from the exons ATGGCTGCATTAAGTTCAGTTTCAGTAGCGCACGTATCATTTTCCATATCTAACCCTCAAATCCCAAGAAGTTACAGACGTTTGCCTACTTTATTTGCATCAGCATCAGCATCAACTACACCTTCCCACGAATCATCTTCATCCACACAAAGTGGGAGTGTATTATCCTCAACTAATTCTCCACCAAAAGTGCCCTTTGTTGAGTCCTCTAAAACCCCGGATAATGGATTCAACTATGCTTTGGCAAATCCTAATGGAAACCCAGTTGTTAGATTTGTTCAGCACACAGAATCAACAATTGAAAGG GCAATATTTGACTTTCGTTTTCTAGCATTCCTTGCTATCGGAGGCTCATTGGCTGGTTCGCTGCTCTGCTTCCTCAAT GGTTGTGTCTACATTATTGACGCTTACAAGGTTTATTGGACGAGCTGTGTCAAGGGAATTCACACAGGACAAATGGTTCTGCGTTTGGTTGAAGCTATAG ATGTTTATCTTGCTGGGACCGTGATGTTCATATTTGGGATGGGCTTATACGGATTGTTTATCACTAATGTCTCTGCTAATGTGGATCCAACTGCCGACCGTGCCCTCAAGCACTCTTCCTTGTTTGGGATGTTTGCTCTGAAG GAGAGGCCAAAATGGATGAAGATCAGTTCACTTGATGAACTGAAAACCAAAGTGGGACATGTAATTGTCATGATTCTTCTTGTCAAGATGTTCGAGAGGAGCAAAATGGTCACTATAGCCACTGGTACTGATCTATTGAGCTACTCAGTGTGTATCTTTTTATCTTCTGCTTCCTTGTATATTCTCCATAATCTGCACAAGGAGTAG
- the LOC104106126 gene encoding uncharacterized protein isoform X2, translating into MAALSSVSVAHVSFSISNPQIPRSYRRLPTLFASASASTTPSHESSSSTQSGSVLSSTNSPPKVPFVESSKTPDNGFNYALANPNGNPVVRFVQHTESTIERAIFDFRFLAFLAIGGSLAGSLLCFLNGCVYIIDAYKVYWTSCVKGIHTGQMVLRLVEAIDVYLAGTVMFIFGMGLYGLFITNVSANVDPTADRALKHSSLFGMFALKPNETPKGSLYHLFLLAVC; encoded by the exons ATGGCTGCATTAAGTTCAGTTTCAGTAGCGCACGTATCATTTTCCATATCTAACCCTCAAATCCCAAGAAGTTACAGACGTTTGCCTACTTTATTTGCATCAGCATCAGCATCAACTACACCTTCCCACGAATCATCTTCATCCACACAAAGTGGGAGTGTATTATCCTCAACTAATTCTCCACCAAAAGTGCCCTTTGTTGAGTCCTCTAAAACCCCGGATAATGGATTCAACTATGCTTTGGCAAATCCTAATGGAAACCCAGTTGTTAGATTTGTTCAGCACACAGAATCAACAATTGAAAGG GCAATATTTGACTTTCGTTTTCTAGCATTCCTTGCTATCGGAGGCTCATTGGCTGGTTCGCTGCTCTGCTTCCTCAAT GGTTGTGTCTACATTATTGACGCTTACAAGGTTTATTGGACGAGCTGTGTCAAGGGAATTCACACAGGACAAATGGTTCTGCGTTTGGTTGAAGCTATAG ATGTTTATCTTGCTGGGACCGTGATGTTCATATTTGGGATGGGCTTATACGGATTGTTTATCACTAATGTCTCTGCTAATGTGGATCCAACTGCCGACCGTGCCCTCAAGCACTCTTCCTTGTTTGGGATGTTTGCTCTGAAG CCAAATGAAACTCCTAAAGGTTCATTGTATCATCTATTCCTGCTAGCAGTCTGCTGA